In Bordetella holmesii ATCC 51541, the following proteins share a genomic window:
- a CDS encoding tetrahydrofolate dehydrogenase/cyclohydrolase, catalytic domain protein produces MTARIIDGVALSQRIREEVAQRVAALSAKGVRPGLAVVLVGEDPASHVYVRNKVAACEKAGLHSVKEQYPADLSEADLLARIDALNRDPAIHGILVQLPLPAHLDAHKVIEAIAPEKDVDGFHISNAGLLMTGQPLIRPCTPYGVMKMLEAEGVNLRGAEAVVVGASNIVGKPMAMLLLAAGATVTLCNSKTRDLGAQTRRADVLVVATGRARMITGDMVKPGVVVIDVGINRGSDGKLCGDVDFASASQVAAAITPVPGGVGPMTIAMLLVNTVEAAERTLAA; encoded by the coding sequence ATGACCGCAAGAATCATTGATGGCGTCGCCCTGTCGCAGCGTATCCGTGAGGAAGTCGCTCAACGTGTGGCGGCGCTGTCCGCAAAAGGCGTGCGCCCCGGCCTGGCGGTCGTCCTCGTGGGCGAAGACCCGGCCTCCCACGTGTATGTGCGCAACAAGGTCGCCGCCTGCGAAAAAGCCGGTTTGCATTCGGTCAAAGAGCAATACCCTGCCGATCTGAGCGAAGCCGACCTGCTGGCGCGCATCGATGCGCTCAATCGCGATCCGGCCATCCACGGCATTCTGGTGCAGCTGCCTCTGCCGGCGCATCTGGATGCCCACAAGGTCATCGAAGCCATCGCCCCCGAGAAAGATGTCGATGGCTTTCACATCAGCAATGCGGGCCTGCTGATGACCGGGCAGCCGCTGATCCGTCCGTGCACGCCCTACGGCGTCATGAAGATGCTCGAAGCCGAAGGCGTCAATCTGCGCGGCGCCGAGGCCGTGGTGGTCGGTGCCAGCAATATCGTCGGCAAGCCCATGGCCATGCTGCTGCTGGCCGCCGGCGCCACCGTCACGCTTTGCAATTCCAAAACGCGTGACCTGGGCGCACAGACCCGCCGCGCCGACGTGCTGGTGGTGGCCACGGGCCGGGCGCGCATGATCACCGGCGACATGGTCAAACCTGGCGTCGTCGTGATCGACGTCGGTATCAACCGCGGCTCAGACGGCAAACTGTGCGGCGACGTGGATTTCGCCAGCGCCAGCCAGGTGGCCGCGGCCATCACCCCGGTGCCAGGCGGCGTCGGCCCCATGACCATCGCCATGCTGCTGGTCAATACGGTTGAGGCTGCCGAGCGCACCCTCGCTGCCTGA
- the styR gene encoding response regulator, giving the protein MRWLLEANGYRVRAFASGETFLDEYDAAQVGVLIADVRMPGMSGLELQEQLIARNAPLPIVFITGHGDVPMAVSTMKKGAIDFLEKPFNESDLREIVARMLEQAAQRISQHQAQKDHEAMLARLTAREQQVLERIVAGRLNKQIADDLGISIKTVEAHRANIMEKLEVTTVADLMKVALAKPEAHA; this is encoded by the coding sequence TCGCCAGCGGCGAAACCTTTCTCGATGAATACGACGCCGCCCAGGTCGGCGTTCTCATCGCGGATGTCCGCATGCCCGGCATGAGCGGCCTCGAACTGCAAGAACAGTTGATCGCCCGCAACGCCCCGCTGCCCATCGTCTTCATCACCGGTCACGGCGACGTGCCCATGGCGGTATCGACCATGAAGAAAGGCGCCATCGATTTTCTCGAGAAGCCTTTCAACGAGTCGGATCTGCGCGAGATCGTCGCGCGCATGCTCGAGCAGGCAGCGCAGCGCATCTCCCAGCATCAGGCACAGAAAGACCACGAAGCCATGCTGGCGCGCCTGACCGCGCGCGAGCAACAGGTGCTCGAGCGCATTGTCGCCGGCCGCCTGAACAAACAGATCGCCGACGACCTGGGCATCAGCATCAAGACCGTCGAGGCGCATCGCGCCAACATCATGGAAAAACTGGAAGTGACCACCGTAGCCGACCTCATGAAAGTCGCCTTGGCCAAACCCGAGGCCCACGCATGA